TTGTTCTTATTTTTATATTTTTCGTAGCTCAAGCTTTTACAATACCAAGTGGCTCTATGAAAAACACACTTTTAGTAGGAGATCATTTATTTGTAAAAAAATTCGCCTACGGGATACCAACTCCTAGAATTCCATTCCTAGAAGTTCCTGTGTTGCCTGATTTTAAAGGCGATGGGCATTTATTAAGCTATGCTAAGCCTAAAAGAGATGATATAGTGGTGTTTTTGTATCCGCACAATACAAAGCTACATTATGTTAAACGCTGCGTTGCTTTAGGAGATGATGAGATAATATTTGCAAATAAGACCCTTTATGTAAGAATGCACGAAGGAGATGAATACATGAGAGCAAATTATCCTGCTAATAAACAAGTGATTTTACAAGGCAAATTATACATAAAAGAGCCTTATACTAAAAAGGGTATTCATTATGATGAAAGAGTGGATTTTGATAAGGTCATAGAATACTTTATGGCTAAGGGTGAATTTGTAATGAAGCCAATTTATGTTAGTGAATTAAGAAGTGATATTAAAGCGTATTATTATAAGGTGCCTAGCAATGAATACTTTATGATGGGTGATAATCGCGACCACTCAAATGATAGCCGCTTTTGGGGAAGCGTAGATTATAAATATATTGAAGGTAAGCCTTGGTTTGTTTATCTAAGCTGGGATGATGATTATAATATCCGCTGGGAAAGAATGTTTAAAAGCGTTGATACCTTAGAAAACGATGAAAGATATATCCATCACGAAATAAGCGATATTAATTCTCTTGATTGACAAAAATATCTAATTCAAATTCTTGTGATTTGAATTAGAATTTATTTTATAATACATTATATTTTAAAGGTAATTTATATAAAAATTAAAATTATTTAATTGTATTTGAAGACTTTTCACTTAAAATCTTTTCAATTTTCTTTTGTTGTTTTGCTATGTATTTTTCACCTAGTGGTTGTGCTTCTTCTCTAAATTCCATTTCAAATCCGCCTTTACTTATTGCAGAATACTTTTGTCTAAACTCTGTGTATAAAAAATAAACCGATAAATCATCAACAAAAGGCAATGAAACTAGCTTGGTTTTAGTTTGATATATTGTGTAAGTTTTTAAGTTTTTACCATTTAAGAAAAATAGTGCTAAATAGCTTGATAAAATATCTAATATTACAAAAAACATAATTATAGGAAAGAAAATTATTCTAGCTATAGGGTAGTCTAATCTATAATTTAAACTTTGATTTTCTGTTTCTTTAGTGTTATAAGCGTCTTTATTGAATATATACGAATAAGCTAAAGCAGGTCGCTTGGTTTGTAATCTAAAAACTATATCGCTTTTATTTATCGTTGCAGTTACTTTCTTATAGCTCTTTGCTATACCAAAAACACCTGCTTCATCTATCTCATAAGTATCAAAACATATCTTTTCATTATCTACGCTAATATAAAAATCATTATTTTTAACAAATCTAAGTCTTTTTATTTGTCTAAGTTTTAAAAAGAATGCAACGAAAAAAATACCATCAATAATGCCACTCCAACCTTTTTGAATTCTTCGTATGTCAGTCATTGTTTTTTCGGGTTTACTATTTAATTCATTGATAATATCTATTGTAAAATAAAACAAGATAAAAATAAGTAAAATTGAAAAAATCTCATTAAATAACCTAATAAGCTCTAAGCTATATAAATAATCGTTTTTTATTTTATAATCTTTTAAATTATCTATATTCAAATTTATCCTTTATTTTTAATAAGATTAATTATAAAAATTACTAATATTTTTATAACTTGTTTTCATTTTAATTCTCCTTTTAATTTATTTAAATAATTTGTATAAACATCATTAGAGCAATCACTTATATAATTGTCTAAACTAAGATAATAGTTATCAATAAATAACCTAGTAAAAGAATCATAAATTCTATTAAGATTAGGGCTAAGTTCTAAACTCAAATTATTTAAATTTGTTATTGCATAACTACAAGGTTTATAATAACCATAAATATCATAATTTATTAGTTTATCTTTGCTAAGTCTAGTTGGTAATTTTGAAGCTTCTTCTTCAAAGCGTTTTTCATATTTTTTATAATTTTCATATAATTGCACTTCTTTATCAACTATCAATTTTACACTTTTAAAAAATTTTCCATCTATCGTATAGTTTTGTTTTTCAATTGTGCTTAATAATAAGGTATTTGGTTTTTTAAGTTCTATTACTTCGTGCTTTGGACTTTGCTGTAAATTAAAATGACTTATTAATAATATTCCGTGAAAGGCAATCATTAAAAATGAGAAAAAATAGAATATACCTTTAATAAATTTTTGATTTTGTTTCATTATTAACTTATAAAACCACCAAATTAATAGTGAAAATACAATTGGTAGCAATAGTTGTAAAACTACAAACCACCCACCGGCATCTCTATCAATAAGCCCAACTCTTATAACCAAATAAAAAAATAAAATATATAAAGCTATTATAAATCTAGGATAAAGGTTCATTCCTATAAAAAATGTAAGGGCAAAAAGCGTAGGATAGGTAATAAAAAATGGCACATAATCTATAGGAATTAAAATACTAATAATTCCACTAGCTAAACCATGTAAATTATCTAAAAAATATGTTAGATATATTAAAAACTCATTCATATCCTACCTTTAAAAATAAGGTTAATTATAGCAAATAAAAAATTATTAATCTATTATTTATTGTCTTAATGCTTTAATTTATATAGTTAATGATTTGATAATTTATTTCATTTGGATATTCTCTTAAATAACACACTACTCCGTAATCTTTATCATTACAGCTTGTTATAAAATCTTTATAAATTATTTTATTATCACATAATGATGGATTGTTTCTAATAAAAACTTCGCAATCTCCTATAAATTTTCTAAGCAGATATTGTTTTGGTGGATTTGTGTAGCACTTGCATTGAATTAGCCTTATTTCACTATTTTTATACGCTATTAAATCTATGCCTTTATCGTTTTTACCATTCACAAAACCATTTGGAAAAACCTTATAACCTATATTTTCATAGTATATTTTTATTTGATATTCGTAATTTTTGCCTTTTTTGATATTTTCTAATTTGATTTTATTTTGTGCGTTTTTTTCTTCACTTATTTTTAATTCATAAGACTGAATTAATTTATCTTTTTCTAGTTTATAATATCTATTTAATTCTTTTAATTTTTCTTCATAATCTTTTTCTTTTTCTAATATCAATTCTTGTGCTTTTTCAATGGCTATTTTATTAATATCTGAAGTTGTTAAAGTCTGTAATCGTTTTAACTCATCTTTGAGTTTTAATAATTCTTCTTCATATTTATAATTCTTGTATAGCAAAATATTTTTATCAGTTTTTGTATCTTCGTAAT
This is a stretch of genomic DNA from Campylobacter sp. RM12651. It encodes these proteins:
- the lepB gene encoding signal peptidase I; this translates as MQENKTKWQKLVDFWNSWTGTIVFVLIFIFFVAQAFTIPSGSMKNTLLVGDHLFVKKFAYGIPTPRIPFLEVPVLPDFKGDGHLLSYAKPKRDDIVVFLYPHNTKLHYVKRCVALGDDEIIFANKTLYVRMHEGDEYMRANYPANKQVILQGKLYIKEPYTKKGIHYDERVDFDKVIEYFMAKGEFVMKPIYVSELRSDIKAYYYKVPSNEYFMMGDNRDHSNDSRFWGSVDYKYIEGKPWFVYLSWDDDYNIRWERMFKSVDTLENDERYIHHEISDINSLD
- a CDS encoding restriction endonuclease codes for the protein MLFSILEFLHNYYGLIITIFYFILLGIFVLFIKKAEKFINDKNKEIQTLKIDKEDYEDTKTDKNILLYKNYKYEEELLKLKDELKRLQTLTTSDINKIAIEKAQELILEKEKDYEEKLKELNRYYKLEKDKLIQSYELKISEEKNAQNKIKLENIKKGKNYEYQIKIYYENIGYKVFPNGFVNGKNDKGIDLIAYKNSEIRLIQCKCYTNPPKQYLLRKFIGDCEVFIRNNPSLCDNKIIYKDFITSCNDKDYGVVCYLREYPNEINYQIINYIN